A stretch of Methylogaea oryzae DNA encodes these proteins:
- a CDS encoding TonB-dependent receptor plug domain-containing protein, translated as MTGLGGIKKGLCVLACCGAILPLQARAEDTTPYEITESVLQEELSWLQAESTVFSASRHEEKVSRTAAAVFVLSGEDIKRSGATSIPDALRVVPGLDVAQINSNSWAISARGFNDRAANKMLVLMDGRTLYHPSFSGTLWQTKDTLLEDVERIEVIRGPGAAMWGSNAVNGVINIITKKAKDSRGLYATAGTGTEENGFAAVRYGGQLGEQTYYKGYVKYFSRDTMALDQSGHNANDAWENTQGGFKLESSLSQKDSVTLQGDVYQGNANALQNISVPMAPYQFDSAIPKRYSGGNVLGRWDHRFSDTSDMTLKMYFDHTEDATQVSRIRDTSISRVDTYDADWQHRFLVGDSHAWTWGLGYRYSHLQSTTGYDFFYAMKSPTRDTQLFSAFLQDEITLVPDRWRVIFGTRVEHNDYSGFEVQPNGRLVFTPTDNQTIWASISRAVRIPNRLDHDMTATFLGQPSPGVYLVGQGNSNFKPEELIAHELGYRIQPTSTTSVDIATFYNDYSRLTSASLGTPYVGTTPSLYVGLPIFPENNMRGKTYGAEVMGQWRAASNLRFQANYTYLQINLSGDPSLQKSTENASPHHQFSLRTSYDITETLQADAILRYVDKLPAFKVDSYAALDLRLGWKPVRNVELAVVGRNLLDGRHPEFGESVLTAQLVDIQRSVYGQVSVRY; from the coding sequence ATGACGGGCTTAGGCGGAATAAAAAAAGGGCTGTGCGTTTTGGCGTGTTGCGGCGCCATCCTACCGCTGCAGGCGCGCGCGGAAGACACCACGCCCTACGAAATTACCGAGAGTGTTTTGCAGGAAGAGTTGAGCTGGCTGCAAGCGGAATCCACGGTTTTTTCGGCTTCGCGCCATGAGGAGAAAGTCTCGCGTACCGCGGCCGCCGTTTTCGTGCTGAGCGGGGAAGACATCAAGCGCTCCGGCGCCACCTCCATACCCGACGCGTTACGCGTGGTGCCCGGGCTGGACGTGGCTCAAATCAATTCCAACAGCTGGGCGATCAGCGCGCGAGGGTTCAACGACCGGGCCGCCAACAAAATGCTGGTGCTCATGGATGGGAGAACGTTGTACCACCCCAGTTTTTCCGGAACGCTTTGGCAAACCAAGGACACCCTGCTGGAGGACGTGGAGCGCATCGAGGTGATCCGCGGCCCGGGGGCCGCCATGTGGGGCTCCAACGCCGTCAACGGCGTCATCAACATCATCACCAAGAAGGCGAAGGACTCCCGCGGACTCTACGCCACCGCCGGAACCGGCACCGAGGAAAATGGTTTCGCCGCGGTGCGCTACGGCGGACAGCTGGGGGAACAGACCTACTACAAAGGTTATGTGAAGTACTTCAGCCGCGACACCATGGCGTTGGATCAAAGCGGACACAACGCGAACGACGCCTGGGAAAATACCCAAGGCGGCTTCAAGCTGGAGAGCTCGCTGTCGCAGAAAGACTCCGTCACCTTGCAAGGCGATGTCTACCAGGGCAACGCCAACGCCTTGCAGAACATTTCGGTGCCGATGGCGCCTTACCAATTCGACAGCGCCATACCAAAACGCTATTCCGGCGGCAACGTGTTGGGCCGTTGGGATCACCGCTTCTCCGATACCTCCGATATGACGTTGAAGATGTACTTCGACCATACCGAGGACGCTACCCAAGTCAGCCGGATTCGAGACACCTCCATCAGCCGGGTGGATACTTACGACGCGGACTGGCAGCACCGCTTTCTGGTGGGGGACTCCCACGCCTGGACCTGGGGACTGGGCTACCGCTACAGCCATCTCCAATCCACCACCGGCTACGACTTTTTCTACGCCATGAAATCGCCGACGCGGGACACGCAGCTGTTCAGCGCCTTCCTGCAGGACGAAATCACCCTGGTGCCGGATCGTTGGCGCGTGATTTTCGGCACGCGGGTCGAGCACAACGACTACAGCGGTTTCGAAGTGCAGCCCAACGGCCGGCTGGTATTCACGCCGACCGACAACCAGACCATCTGGGCCTCCATTTCCCGCGCGGTGCGCATTCCCAACCGCCTGGACCACGACATGACCGCCACGTTCCTCGGGCAACCGTCTCCCGGCGTCTACCTGGTCGGGCAAGGCAACAGCAATTTCAAGCCGGAAGAGTTGATCGCCCACGAATTGGGTTACCGCATCCAGCCGACCTCGACCACGTCGGTGGACATCGCCACCTTCTACAACGATTACTCGCGTCTCACTTCCGCCTCGCTGGGCACGCCTTACGTCGGCACCACGCCGTCCTTGTACGTGGGTCTCCCCATCTTCCCGGAAAACAATATGCGCGGAAAAACCTACGGCGCGGAAGTCATGGGCCAGTGGCGGGCGGCGTCGAACCTGCGTTTTCAGGCCAACTACACCTATTTGCAAATCAACCTCAGCGGGGATCCGTCTTTACAGAAAAGCACGGAAAATGCGTCGCCCCACCACCAGTTCAGCTTGAGAACCTCCTACGACATCACGGAAACGCTGCAAGCCGACGCCATCCTGCGCTACGTGGATAAATTGCCGGCGTTCAAGGTCGACAGCTACGCGGCGTTGGACTTGCGCCTGGGCTGGAAGCCGGTCCGCAACGTGGAACTGGCCGTGGTCGGACGTAATTTGCTGGACGGCCGCCATCCCGAATTCGGAGAATCGGTATTGACGGCCCAGCTGGTGGACATCCAGCGCAGCGTTTACGGACAAGTCAGCGTGCGTTACTGA
- a CDS encoding response regulator, which produces MLSLLAVLVVISTYVQIAAQKSLLVSELDKRIVLMKENLSNQAAILSEELAQQAENDIATYKLSLLEEVLRKAAADGKLYYAILMNDSRVALLHTLQANLQQEVLSTEADIYAAGRLERTVVENEVNGLQVMEYILPLHAGAEKWGVLRLGFSMEPLKREIVRSQNEISAKIHATIIQSLAMAFGVSLLGTFIILAVSNRLSKPIRRLTRLTNELALGNFAAAGSDIKGGSDDEIGILTDAFVSMSKELKHSYDQLSEHSRTLEEKVRERTEELAEARDQAITANNSKSEFLSIMSHEIRTPMNAIIGFTQLALRTTLTEKQHSYLSRVQSASHILLGIINDILDFSKIEADRLELEYVNFSLTDLLDNLSSFVSTPAEQKGLELHFSIASDVPLLLMGDPLRLNQVLLNLTSNAVKFTERGDIVVGIGLARTYQKETAFGKKVKLEFFVQDSGIGLSPEQSEKLFQPFTQADSSITRQYGGTGLGLAICKRLVTMMGGDIGVESTPGVGSRFTFTAQFDVQDMHSPSGTVPDQLQGMKVLVVDDSAVSREILHEYLRSFSLEVLVAKSGVEALTLLERQPQDRPVELALIDWKMPGLSGVATARKIKSDAKIPHAPAIIMVTAYSRDDVLREAQDVPIDGILTKPVTSSQLYDVIVEKCGPLAIPKPAAAQDKQQRPDLLAGIRGARLLLVEDQPMNQLVAAELLQREGFVVVLANNGAEAVQMVRQQPFDAVLMDLQMPLMDGYEATRVIRTEKGFDELPVIAMSAHVMAQEKELCVQAGMNGHVGKPIDLDKLFAMLVRWVKPKGEGDCADGRHPAGQAALPDHLPGLDLRLGLRNVGGNGALYRQLLQRFVEDFHGASDQIAQLIADKDTAAATTLSHALKGVAGNLGASELQTRAGDLIVALRQGRDVDAACVRWSKALEQVMASIRQLAAATSADDCSEAEGDGELLGVCLAELYARVCANSLDVDMAFQRIKPYGNDPAWRDALDRLGAALDVFDFAAAKAALLEIDADLAGKAGHALPAPENKPRLLIADDQPANLKILGEALRDDYDIVIATKGHEVMHIAAGNADPALILLDIEMPGGLDGFDVCRLLKAEEATRNIPVIFITGRDDDVNESLGLELGAVDYIVKPFRMSVVKARVRTHLKLKQQSDLLGSMAFLDGLTNIPNRRHFDEVLEGEWRRASRSGSPLSVVIVDTDEFKNYNDYYGHAAGDDCLKIVASTLSGSLHRATDFVARYGGEEFVAVLPGMDFVSAMAMAETMRHNIESLRMEHASSSLGRKILTASFGVATVTPSRDISQEQVMKWADEALYDAKQSGKNRVVGRDPHSGSRIESRGA; this is translated from the coding sequence ATGCTGAGTTTATTGGCTGTGCTGGTGGTGATTTCGACCTATGTGCAAATAGCCGCGCAGAAAAGCCTGCTGGTAAGCGAGTTGGACAAGCGCATTGTGCTGATGAAGGAGAATCTCAGCAACCAAGCGGCGATATTGTCGGAAGAACTGGCGCAACAGGCGGAAAACGACATCGCCACCTATAAATTGTCCCTGTTGGAGGAAGTATTACGGAAGGCGGCGGCCGACGGTAAATTGTATTACGCCATTTTGATGAACGACTCCCGGGTGGCGCTGTTGCACACCTTGCAAGCCAATTTGCAACAGGAAGTCCTGTCCACCGAGGCGGACATCTATGCGGCCGGGCGTTTGGAAAGGACCGTGGTGGAAAACGAGGTCAACGGCCTGCAGGTCATGGAATACATTCTTCCTCTGCACGCCGGCGCCGAAAAGTGGGGCGTGTTGCGGCTGGGATTCAGCATGGAGCCACTCAAGCGGGAAATCGTCCGCTCCCAAAACGAGATTTCCGCCAAGATCCACGCCACCATCATACAGTCGCTGGCAATGGCCTTCGGCGTTTCCTTGCTGGGGACTTTCATCATATTGGCGGTATCAAACCGCTTATCCAAGCCCATACGGCGCCTCACTCGCCTAACCAACGAACTCGCCCTGGGCAACTTCGCCGCCGCCGGCAGCGACATAAAAGGGGGCAGCGACGACGAAATCGGCATATTGACCGATGCTTTCGTTTCCATGTCCAAGGAATTGAAGCATTCCTACGACCAGCTTTCCGAGCATAGCCGCACCCTGGAGGAAAAGGTGCGGGAACGCACCGAAGAGCTGGCGGAGGCGCGCGATCAAGCGATCACGGCCAACAATAGCAAGTCCGAATTTCTGTCCATCATGAGCCACGAAATTCGCACGCCGATGAACGCCATTATCGGCTTCACGCAATTGGCTTTACGCACCACCCTGACGGAAAAACAGCACAGCTACCTCAGCCGCGTGCAGTCGGCTTCGCATATCCTGCTGGGCATTATCAACGACATCTTGGACTTCTCGAAAATAGAAGCCGACCGCTTGGAGCTCGAATACGTCAACTTCAGTCTCACGGACTTGCTGGACAATTTATCGTCGTTTGTGAGCACGCCGGCGGAACAGAAAGGATTGGAGCTGCATTTTTCCATCGCCAGCGACGTCCCGTTGCTATTGATGGGCGACCCTTTGCGGCTAAACCAAGTGCTGCTCAACCTGACCAGCAACGCCGTTAAATTCACCGAACGCGGCGATATCGTCGTCGGTATCGGCCTGGCCCGCACGTACCAAAAGGAAACGGCCTTCGGCAAAAAGGTCAAACTGGAATTCTTCGTGCAAGACTCCGGTATCGGCTTGAGTCCGGAACAAAGCGAGAAACTGTTCCAACCATTCACCCAGGCCGATAGCTCCATCACTCGCCAATACGGCGGCACGGGTCTGGGACTGGCCATTTGCAAGCGGCTGGTCACCATGATGGGCGGCGACATCGGCGTGGAAAGCACGCCGGGCGTCGGCAGCCGGTTTACCTTTACGGCGCAATTCGACGTGCAGGATATGCACAGCCCGAGCGGAACGGTGCCGGACCAGCTGCAAGGCATGAAGGTGCTGGTGGTCGACGACAGCGCCGTATCGCGGGAAATCCTGCACGAATATTTGCGGTCGTTCTCCCTGGAGGTGCTGGTCGCCAAGTCCGGCGTGGAGGCGCTGACGCTGCTGGAGCGGCAACCCCAGGATCGCCCGGTCGAATTGGCTTTGATCGACTGGAAGATGCCGGGACTGAGCGGCGTCGCCACGGCGCGCAAGATCAAGAGCGACGCGAAGATTCCCCACGCCCCCGCCATCATCATGGTGACGGCTTATTCCCGCGACGACGTGCTGCGGGAGGCTCAAGACGTGCCCATCGACGGCATACTGACGAAGCCGGTGACGTCGTCGCAGCTGTACGACGTCATCGTGGAAAAGTGCGGTCCGCTGGCCATACCGAAGCCGGCCGCCGCCCAAGACAAGCAGCAGCGGCCCGATTTGCTCGCCGGCATTCGCGGCGCTCGTTTGTTGTTGGTGGAAGACCAGCCGATGAATCAATTGGTGGCGGCCGAACTGCTGCAACGGGAAGGATTCGTGGTGGTGTTAGCGAACAACGGCGCGGAAGCCGTGCAGATGGTGAGGCAGCAACCGTTCGACGCCGTTTTGATGGATTTGCAGATGCCGCTCATGGACGGTTACGAAGCCACTCGCGTCATTCGAACCGAAAAAGGCTTCGACGAATTGCCGGTTATCGCCATGAGCGCCCACGTTATGGCGCAGGAAAAAGAGCTGTGCGTGCAAGCCGGCATGAACGGTCATGTGGGCAAGCCTATCGATCTGGATAAGCTCTTCGCCATGCTGGTGCGGTGGGTGAAACCCAAAGGGGAGGGGGACTGCGCCGACGGCCGCCACCCGGCAGGGCAGGCAGCTCTACCGGACCATTTGCCGGGGCTGGACTTGCGGCTGGGATTGCGCAACGTCGGCGGCAACGGGGCGCTCTACCGGCAGTTGCTGCAGCGTTTCGTCGAGGACTTCCACGGCGCGTCCGATCAGATCGCCCAATTGATAGCGGACAAGGACACCGCGGCGGCGACCACTTTGTCCCACGCCTTGAAAGGGGTGGCCGGCAACCTCGGCGCGTCGGAGTTGCAGACCCGCGCCGGCGACTTGATCGTGGCGCTCCGTCAGGGGCGGGATGTGGACGCGGCCTGCGTTCGCTGGAGCAAAGCGCTGGAGCAGGTGATGGCTTCCATACGTCAACTGGCGGCGGCGACCTCGGCCGACGACTGCTCCGAAGCCGAAGGGGACGGGGAATTGCTTGGCGTTTGCCTGGCCGAATTGTACGCGCGGGTATGCGCCAACAGCCTGGACGTCGATATGGCGTTTCAGCGTATCAAGCCCTACGGAAACGATCCGGCCTGGCGGGATGCGCTGGATCGGCTGGGCGCGGCGCTGGACGTGTTCGATTTCGCCGCCGCGAAAGCCGCGCTGCTTGAAATCGATGCGGATCTGGCGGGAAAAGCCGGTCATGCCCTGCCCGCGCCGGAGAACAAGCCGAGGCTGCTGATCGCGGACGACCAACCGGCCAACCTCAAGATTCTCGGCGAGGCGTTGCGCGACGACTACGACATCGTCATCGCCACCAAGGGCCACGAGGTAATGCATATCGCCGCCGGGAACGCCGATCCTGCGCTGATATTGCTGGACATCGAAATGCCCGGCGGCTTGGACGGCTTCGATGTGTGCCGGCTGCTCAAAGCGGAAGAAGCGACCCGCAATATTCCGGTGATTTTCATCACCGGCCGGGACGACGACGTCAATGAGTCCTTGGGATTGGAACTGGGGGCGGTGGATTACATCGTCAAGCCGTTCCGCATGTCCGTGGTGAAGGCGAGGGTGCGCACGCATCTCAAGCTGAAGCAGCAAAGCGACCTCTTGGGCAGCATGGCTTTCTTGGACGGCCTGACCAATATTCCCAACCGCCGCCATTTCGACGAAGTGCTGGAGGGCGAGTGGCGGCGAGCGTCAAGGAGCGGGTCGCCGTTGTCGGTCGTCATCGTGGACACCGACGAATTCAAAAATTATAACGATTACTATGGCCATGCCGCCGGCGACGATTGCCTTAAAATTGTCGCGTCCACCCTGAGCGGCTCCTTGCACCGTGCGACGGATTTCGTCGCGCGTTACGGCGGGGAAGAGTTCGTCGCCGTACTGCCGGGCATGGATTTCGTTTCCGCTATGGCCATGGCGGAAACCATGCGCCACAACATCGAAAGCTTGCGGATGGAACACGCGTCCTCCAGTTTGGGACGAAAAATCCTGACCGCGAGTTTCGGCGTGGCGACGGTAACGCCCTCGCGGGACATCAGCCAAGAACAAGTCATGAAGTGGGCCGACGAAGCCCTGTATGACGCAAAACAAAGCGGTAAAAACCGCGTGGTGGGCCGCGATCCGCACAGCGGTTCGCGCATCGAGAGCCGGGGGGCATAG
- a CDS encoding ABC transporter substrate-binding protein, which produces METTRIKAWIDCSTLARRAAAAIALLSLAWLAPGIPAAIADDGGKILILNSSASVKKYATVEEAFLSNLTNPTERVDMASQGAASDALRENLKNSGAALIYAIGSNAYQWAAHYAEQPIVFSSVINWRRQPLREDSYGVANELPSGVPLSMFRYLFPDIKTVGVLYSEKFNSEWLAEATAAAGDVHIELIGEKVAASAEVPEALAKLLPRVDAVWLISDPVVLANEKSAIELFRVSDAKMKPVFAYDDVYVDLGAVLTITADIPTMGVQAAKLAEDVLSDREQIADRVESPAGSHITLNVGRLQRYRLNLNRQALGSVNRVIE; this is translated from the coding sequence ATGGAAACGACACGGATCAAGGCCTGGATTGATTGTTCGACGCTAGCGCGGCGTGCGGCGGCGGCCATCGCGTTGCTGTCGCTGGCCTGGTTGGCGCCGGGCATCCCTGCCGCGATCGCCGATGACGGCGGCAAAATTTTGATTCTCAACTCCAGCGCCAGCGTCAAGAAATACGCGACCGTGGAGGAGGCCTTCCTGTCCAACCTGACCAATCCGACCGAAAGGGTGGATATGGCAAGCCAAGGCGCGGCTTCGGACGCACTGCGGGAAAACCTGAAAAACTCCGGCGCGGCGCTGATTTACGCCATCGGGTCCAACGCCTACCAATGGGCCGCCCATTACGCGGAACAACCCATCGTGTTTTCCTCCGTCATCAACTGGCGCAGGCAGCCGTTGCGGGAAGACAGTTACGGCGTCGCCAACGAGTTGCCGTCCGGCGTACCTTTGTCGATGTTCCGCTATTTGTTTCCCGATATTAAAACCGTCGGCGTGTTGTACAGCGAAAAATTCAATAGCGAATGGCTGGCCGAGGCGACCGCCGCCGCGGGCGATGTCCATATCGAACTCATCGGCGAAAAGGTCGCCGCGTCCGCGGAGGTTCCTGAGGCGCTGGCCAAGCTGCTTCCTCGCGTGGATGCGGTGTGGCTGATTTCCGACCCGGTGGTTTTGGCCAACGAAAAGTCGGCCATCGAGTTATTCCGCGTGAGCGACGCCAAAATGAAGCCGGTATTCGCTTACGACGACGTTTACGTGGATTTGGGCGCGGTACTCACCATTACCGCCGACATTCCCACCATGGGCGTCCAGGCCGCCAAGCTCGCCGAAGACGTGTTGAGCGACCGGGAGCAGATCGCCGATCGCGTCGAGAGCCCGGCCGGTTCGCATATCACGCTGAACGTCGGCCGGCTGCAGCGCTATCGCCTCAATTTGAACCGCCAAGCCCTCGGCTCCGTCAACCGGGTTATCGAGTAG
- a CDS encoding ornithine cyclodeaminase family protein, whose translation MTLFLDRDHIRRLLCMEDLIPAMEQALKDFSAGCVQQPLRTVLAAEPPGGYCYVMPALADAIGVKIVTLYPGNAEKGLPTHMATIFLMDRETGAPLAVMDGGLITEMRTAAVSAAATRLLAAGDAKVLAILGSGAQARSHYEALRLVRDFEDVRVWSRTPAHAQAFAADIGARAVSAEEAVRGADVVVTATCATEPVLKGEWLKPGCHVNAVGAPRPDWRELDDTVMESVLFVDSRTGALAESGDVILSGAPVYAEIGEALAGKVPSRQGETTVFKSLGMAVEDVAAASLVYRLACARKSEGN comes from the coding sequence ATGACTTTGTTTCTCGACCGGGACCACATTCGCCGATTGCTCTGCATGGAAGACCTGATACCCGCCATGGAGCAGGCATTGAAGGACTTCTCCGCGGGATGCGTGCAACAGCCGCTGCGCACGGTGCTGGCGGCCGAGCCGCCAGGCGGTTATTGCTACGTGATGCCGGCTTTGGCCGACGCCATCGGCGTAAAAATCGTCACGCTCTACCCGGGCAACGCAGAAAAAGGGTTGCCTACCCACATGGCGACGATATTCCTGATGGACCGGGAGACCGGCGCGCCCCTGGCGGTAATGGACGGCGGCTTGATTACGGAAATGCGCACGGCCGCCGTATCGGCGGCGGCGACCCGGCTGCTGGCGGCCGGCGATGCCAAGGTGTTGGCGATTCTCGGCAGCGGCGCGCAGGCCCGCAGCCATTATGAAGCGCTGCGCCTGGTGCGGGATTTCGAAGACGTGCGGGTGTGGAGCCGAACTCCGGCCCATGCCCAGGCATTCGCCGCCGACATAGGCGCCCGCGCCGTCAGCGCGGAAGAAGCGGTACGCGGCGCCGACGTGGTGGTCACCGCCACTTGCGCCACCGAGCCGGTGTTGAAAGGGGAGTGGCTCAAGCCCGGTTGCCACGTCAACGCCGTCGGCGCGCCCCGTCCAGATTGGCGCGAATTGGACGATACCGTCATGGAGAGCGTGTTGTTCGTGGATTCCCGCACGGGCGCCCTGGCTGAATCGGGCGACGTGATCCTGTCCGGCGCGCCGGTGTATGCGGAAATCGGCGAGGCGTTGGCGGGAAAAGTGCCTAGCCGCCAAGGGGAAACCACCGTATTCAAGTCCTTGGGCATGGCGGTGGAGGACGTGGCGGCGGCGTCTTTGGTTTATCGCCTGGCCTGCGCCCGGAAAAGCGAAGGAAATTAG
- the nhaD gene encoding sodium:proton antiporter NhaD encodes MLRAIFLLLPLLLLPELSWASEEMQNLGLTGMQRGIYCVLIFIIAYAFVMAEEHTHLRKSKPVIIAAGIIWAQVAWMAQSVDVPVEKVHEVFKHNLSEYGELLLFLLVAMTYINSMAERNVFEALRSWLVSRRFGYRKLFWITGVITFFLSSVADNLTSALLVGAVVMAVGANSPAFVALGFINLVSAANAGGAFSPFGDITTLMVWQAGKAEFFDFFELFIPSVVNFAVPAAIMHFAIPDEAPLETDEGLVEMKPGAIVVCGLFALTIVAAVCFKQFLHLPPFMGMMVGLSFLMFFGYYLKMTYGTHEEHFDIFRMVSLAEWDTLLFFFGVVFAVGGLGYIGYLELASAAMFDGLGPTTANILIGLLSAIVDNIPVMFAVLNMNPDMGTYQWMLVTLTAGVGGTLLSVGSAAGVALMGTSKGMYTFFSHLKWTWAIAAGYAASIVTHYLING; translated from the coding sequence TTGTTACGCGCAATCTTTTTACTCCTACCCCTGCTGTTACTGCCGGAGCTATCCTGGGCTTCGGAGGAAATGCAAAACCTCGGCCTGACCGGCATGCAGCGCGGCATCTACTGCGTGCTGATCTTCATCATCGCCTACGCCTTCGTAATGGCGGAGGAACACACCCACCTGCGCAAATCCAAGCCGGTGATCATCGCCGCCGGCATCATCTGGGCCCAGGTGGCCTGGATGGCGCAGTCGGTCGACGTGCCGGTGGAAAAAGTGCACGAAGTGTTCAAGCACAACCTGTCGGAATACGGCGAGCTGCTGTTGTTCCTGCTGGTGGCTATGACCTACATCAACTCCATGGCCGAACGCAACGTGTTCGAAGCCCTGCGTTCCTGGCTGGTAAGCCGTCGCTTCGGTTACCGCAAGCTGTTCTGGATCACCGGCGTCATCACTTTCTTCCTGTCCTCGGTGGCCGATAACCTGACCTCGGCGCTGCTGGTGGGCGCGGTGGTGATGGCGGTGGGCGCCAACAGCCCGGCTTTCGTGGCGCTGGGCTTCATCAACCTGGTGAGCGCGGCTAATGCCGGCGGCGCCTTCAGCCCCTTCGGCGACATCACCACCCTGATGGTATGGCAGGCGGGCAAGGCGGAATTCTTCGACTTCTTCGAATTGTTCATCCCGTCCGTGGTCAACTTCGCCGTGCCGGCGGCCATCATGCACTTCGCTATTCCCGACGAAGCGCCGCTGGAAACCGACGAAGGCTTGGTGGAAATGAAGCCGGGCGCCATCGTGGTTTGCGGCCTGTTCGCCCTGACCATCGTCGCCGCCGTCTGCTTCAAGCAGTTCCTGCACCTGCCGCCGTTCATGGGCATGATGGTGGGCCTGTCTTTCCTGATGTTCTTCGGTTACTACCTGAAGATGACCTACGGCACCCATGAAGAGCATTTCGACATTTTCCGCATGGTCAGCCTGGCCGAGTGGGATACGCTGCTGTTCTTCTTCGGCGTGGTGTTCGCCGTGGGCGGCCTGGGCTACATCGGCTACCTGGAACTGGCTTCCGCCGCCATGTTCGACGGCCTCGGCCCCACCACCGCCAACATTCTTATCGGCTTGCTGTCGGCCATCGTCGACAATATTCCGGTGATGTTCGCGGTACTGAACATGAACCCGGACATGGGTACTTACCAATGGATGCTGGTGACCCTGACCGCCGGCGTTGGCGGCACGCTGTTGTCGGTGGGTTCCGCCGCCGGCGTGGCGCTGATGGGCACTTCCAAGGGCATGTACACCTTCTTCAGCCATTTGAAGTGGACCTGGGCCATCGCCGCCGGCTACGCGGCCTCCATCGTCACCCACTACTTGATCAACGGCTAA
- a CDS encoding nitrite/sulfite reductase: MYQYDQYDQTLVDERVAQFRDQTRRFLAGELTEDQFRPLRLMNGLYIQRHAPMLRVAIPYGLLSSRQLRKLAHIARAYDKSYAHITTRQNIQYNWPKLEQVPDILAELAQVEMHAIQTSGSCIRSVTSDHLAGISPDEIVDPRPYCEIIRQWSSLHPEFAFLPRKFKIAVSGSQKDRAATQLHDIGVHVLRAADGEVAFEILVGGGLGRTPIIGQVIRPHLEKQHLLSYLEAILRVYNRYGRRDNKYKARIKILVKEEGMDSFRRQVEEEWLRIRDGLVLEQKEIDRVSAFFAPPPYAGDAGADLSALTQKNADFSRWLRHNTVAHKAPGYRGVYVSLKSPDAPPGDITDRQLDAVADLADRYSFGQVRSSHTQNLLLADVQERDLFDLWQRLATLKLASPNVGMATDMICCPGLDFCSLANAASLSVSKDIYDRFDNLDYLYDVGELRINISGCMNGCAHQTVGHIGILGVDKHGEEWYQITLGGSSSNEAALGERLGPSVPKSEVADAVMTIVKTYVEQRQDEETFLQAVQRLGIAPFKEQVYANR, translated from the coding sequence ATGTATCAGTACGACCAATACGACCAAACCCTCGTCGACGAGCGGGTTGCCCAGTTCCGCGACCAAACGCGGCGTTTTCTCGCCGGAGAATTGACGGAGGACCAGTTCCGTCCCCTGCGGCTCATGAACGGCCTGTATATCCAGCGCCATGCCCCCATGCTGCGGGTGGCGATTCCTTACGGCCTGCTCTCTTCGCGCCAATTGCGCAAGCTGGCCCACATCGCCCGCGCCTACGACAAAAGCTACGCCCATATCACCACCCGGCAAAACATCCAGTACAACTGGCCCAAGCTGGAGCAGGTGCCCGATATTCTGGCGGAGTTGGCGCAGGTGGAAATGCACGCCATCCAGACCAGCGGTTCGTGTATCCGCAGCGTCACCAGCGACCATCTGGCCGGCATCAGCCCGGACGAAATCGTCGATCCGCGGCCTTATTGCGAAATCATCCGCCAGTGGTCCAGCCTGCATCCGGAGTTCGCTTTCCTGCCGCGCAAGTTCAAAATCGCCGTGAGCGGCTCGCAGAAAGACCGCGCCGCCACCCAGCTGCACGACATCGGCGTGCACGTGCTGCGCGCAGCCGATGGCGAGGTGGCTTTCGAAATCCTGGTGGGCGGCGGCCTGGGCCGCACGCCGATCATCGGCCAGGTGATTCGTCCGCATTTGGAAAAACAGCATTTACTGTCTTACCTGGAAGCCATCCTGCGCGTCTACAACCGCTACGGCCGCCGCGACAATAAATACAAAGCCCGCATCAAGATCCTGGTGAAAGAGGAAGGCATGGACAGCTTCCGCCGCCAAGTGGAGGAAGAGTGGCTGCGCATCCGCGACGGCTTGGTGCTGGAGCAAAAAGAAATCGACCGAGTGAGCGCGTTTTTCGCACCGCCGCCCTATGCCGGCGACGCCGGCGCCGATCTTTCGGCGCTGACCCAGAAAAACGCCGACTTCAGCCGCTGGCTGCGCCACAACACCGTGGCCCACAAGGCCCCCGGCTATCGCGGCGTCTACGTCTCCTTAAAATCCCCGGATGCGCCCCCGGGCGACATCACCGATCGCCAGCTGGACGCCGTGGCCGACTTGGCCGACCGCTACAGCTTCGGCCAAGTGCGCAGCAGCCATACGCAGAATCTGCTGTTGGCCGACGTGCAGGAACGCGACCTGTTCGATCTGTGGCAACGGTTGGCTACCCTCAAGCTCGCCTCGCCCAACGTTGGCATGGCCACCGACATGATCTGCTGCCCGGGACTGGACTTCTGCTCCCTCGCCAACGCGGCATCCCTGTCGGTTTCCAAGGACATCTACGACCGTTTCGATAACCTGGATTATCTGTACGACGTGGGCGAGCTGCGCATCAATATTTCCGGCTGCATGAACGGCTGCGCCCACCAAACCGTGGGCCATATCGGCATCCTCGGCGTGGATAAGCACGGCGAAGAGTGGTACCAGATCACCCTCGGCGGCTCTTCCAGCAACGAAGCGGCCCTCGGCGAGCGCTTGGGACCGTCGGTGCCGAAAAGCGAGGTGGCCGACGCCGTCATGACCATCGTCAAAACCTACGTGGAGCAGCGCCAGGACGAAGAAACCTTCCTGCAGGCCGTGCAGCGTCTCGGTATCGCCCCATTCAAGGAGCAAGTCTATGCAAATCGTTAA